The following DNA comes from Halorhabdus tiamatea SARL4B.
TGAGTAACGGAAGAACGTGGACGATATCCTCGTGCTCCTCCAGTTCACGGAGGTCCGCAACGGGCACAGCGGTCTCTGGCAGTACAGAATACAGCGGATCAGGCAGAAGAGGGTCGCTCTCATCGGCCCCCGACAGCTCGTACTGATCGTCGATCGGATCGCCTTTCTCTTTCCCGACTGTAGGCTCTGTGTCACTCGGTTCATCGCTGAGAATCTCTTTCAGGATAGCGTAGAAGCGCCACTCGTCGCCGTAGTCGTAGAGATAGCAGATGCGGTCGTACTGTTCGAGACCGAGTTGACGAGTCATCTCACCGATCGTCACATCACCCGCGTTCTCGATCCGCACGGTACGTAATACCGGATCGCCACCAAGTGATTCCTCATACTCCTGCTGGCACTGGTATTTGATTGCGCTGTCCCAGTAGTCCTCGTCGTCGCCGACAAACCAGAGATGCCCCTGATCGAGCCCGAATGCGGGGTTGATTGCTGATTGGAATTCAGCTATCGTTCTGTCTGCGCCGACGACGATATCTCGCCACAGGGATGTCGGATCGGGGTCGAACTTGACGCGAAATCGGTAGGCAGTCATCTTTGCATCTCCGTACCCGTGCGGAAGCTCGTGAGGTCGTCGATACGCTGCTCTAGGTCTTCGATCTCGTCTCGAAGTTGTTCAGCTTCGTCGTCGTCACTGGCGGCGAGACGGTCTTTCAACCCCTGGAGCCGCGATTCTTTCACGTCTTCATCGACCTCTGCTTTCCGGACGTACTCGCTTTCCTCGATGTCGTAGACATCCGATTCAGAGAGAGTGGTCACTTCGAGTGCTTCATCGACTTTCGAGCGGTCGACGCTCAGCACACGTTCACGGTCGATGCCAGCGTTCTCGAGGCGTTCCAGTACCTCCTCGTCGTCTTTGAGCGAGCGATTGCGGCGACTCGTCCGCTGGACAGAGCCGTACTGCCCGGAGACGGGGCGGTCGTGATGGAGTCGAACAAGAAGAACATCCGCGACTTCCTGCCGAAAGTCGTTCGCATCTCGCTGGACATCCGAGAGCAGCGTATAGAGGTTCACCAGCGCGTTCGTCTCCAATTCAGGGAGATCAGTCACTTCGTGACGTTCGAGTGCATCGATGAGGAGGAGCGCGTCCGAGTAGACATCCAGTCCGTCGGGTTCAGTTCGGTCCTCGTCCGTAGGTTCCTGTTCTGCGTCGACTACCTGCGTCGCCGTCGCGATCTCTGATCGGGTAATGACGCCAGCATCCTCATCGACCTCGAATCGTGGATGGACACTCCACACCGCCGGGTATGGGTCGGCATCCGGCGGGAGACGGTCAAGGTTAAACCCGTCAGGGGCGTCCTCGATTCGTCGATAGAGCGTTTCGAACTGGTCGCGCTGGAGTGGTCGCGTCTCGTCTCTATCTTCGAACTGAATGATGACGCGAGCGTCCTGCACGTCAGTAATACGAAATCGCTGATGGGAGAGCGGCGTGATGAGCGTCGCGCTCTCGGGAAGGTCGTCGAGTTCGTCGAGAAGCGTGTGCCAGCTGGCGGTGAAAGACATATACAGAGGTTGCGAGCCATCCCGACTAAATCTTGTTCACGACGCGGCTACTGGCGGATCGTCTCTTCAATAGACAGTCTGATACGTGGCTCGTCGAAACCACTGATATGGCTGAAACGTACGCACTCCGTGTTCAGGTCGGGTCACACGAGTACGACGACGAGTTCTATCTCGTCGGCGACGGATACGGAACCCCAGCAGACGTGTTAGACAACGTCGCTGCCGACCATCTCTTGCGGATCGCGAATGCGCCACGTATCGAAGAGTACCTGCTCGACGTGCTGAAGCACGGAGAGAATACAAGTAAAGCCGAATATGAGGCGACAGACAGCGATGTCGAATGCTGGATTCACGTCGACGTCTCCTACCGGAGATACGCCTTCGGTGTCGGAGACAGAGTATTCGAGTTCTCAAGCGAACCGACAAAAAGCGAAATCGCATCGACTGTCACGCAACTCCAGTCGTAAGCTATTGATTCTCGTTCAGGGGTCGAAGTGGTAGACGTAGGGGTGATCAGCTTTCCCAGCGGGCATAATCTCTTCGAGTAGCTCGCGAACCTCGGATTCAGAGGGTGCACTGGTGATAATTCGATCGTCGTAGATTGCTACATAGGCTTCGTTAAGGCCTAACTCGCGTAGTTCACGTCCCAAGCTTCGGGCACGGGCTTTCCCCATCTCTTGATGGTAAATCCGCTCCAGTTCGTCGGTTTTCTCCCGCAACTGCTCGATCTCCGACGCGTATCGTTCTCGGTTGCGCTTGTTCTTCATGTAGAAGCGCAACTCCTCGGCGTCCGTCTTTTCGTCTTCCTCGGGTGCTGGAAGCGAGTCGATAATGCCGAAGCGATGTTTGGCCTCCTCGTATTCGTCGTCGATGTCAGTACTGAGCGAGCCCCCGAAAATGATGTTCTTGACACCGATCCATCCATCATAGACGATTTCGCCTTCGAACGGCAACAGCACGACACTCGAAACCGGCACTGGAAGTGCCGACTCGTCCCACAGCTCGGCGAACGGAAGCCGAGCCGGGCGGACTGCATATGCTTGCGGCGGTTCAGTCCAATCGAGGAAGATCGCATCGTTCTCGCGATAGCGGACGACGACGAACTCACCGGCGACGAAGTCAGTCCACGCTGCGACTTGTTCGAGATCAGCCTCCGACAGGCCGGGAGGGTTCTCTTCAACGAAGTCCTCTATCAGATCCGATGTCGAGTCGCTGTACAGTGTGTTTCGGAGTGGGAGGAGCTCATCAGTGTAATGCTGTTCAAGATCAGCGACCGTTTCGAT
Coding sequences within:
- a CDS encoding IS1096 element passenger TnpR family protein, translating into MTAYRFRVKFDPDPTSLWRDIVVGADRTIAEFQSAINPAFGLDQGHLWFVGDDEDYWDSAIKYQCQQEYEESLGGDPVLRTVRIENAGDVTIGEMTRQLGLEQYDRICYLYDYGDEWRFYAILKEILSDEPSDTEPTVGKEKGDPIDDQYELSGADESDPLLPDPLYSVLPETAVPVADLRELEEHEDIVHVLPLLSIETGFGAVCERFAIQFKETGYVLENFQPGWQVVEEIDGADKTEEELLAALADAVREWHAEIAEMSGAMTGQHFGEETVEAMHVELEAELERKGYGHLL